The genomic DNA GTAAATTTGCGCCAGGCCTTATGCCGCCTGAAGCTGATAATATCGTTCATGATATCGTATTTCGGAGCGATGCTCTCGAACACCGAATGGACAAACTGCTCCTTCGGTCCTGAGGTAGAATTGCTCATAGTCGTCTGTCACCTTACCCTTCCTGCATTGCACGCCGCTGCGACGATAGCGCCGCACGAAATGGTTCGACAATCGCAGCCAGCTCGGACCGCTCCTTGTCCCCCTTTAGTTCCTGAACGAGCGCTTGAACCCGCTCTACGGATTGATGCAGCTTGTGAACGAGCTGCTCGTTCACGTCGTATTTGGCCAGAAGCGAAGACCACTCCCTCCGGTCGACCTTGCGCCGTGAAATGGCTTCCTTGTCCTCGGCCGTACCCGTTTCCATAATCCGCAAATAAGCGAAGCCTTGGCGTTCCTCCGGCAGCATGCTGCTAGACTTCATTTCACCAAGCACGACCTCGCAGCGGCTAAGCTCAGCCAGCAGCAATCTCCACAGATTTTGCAGCGGCTTGTCCATCAGATGGGAGAACGATTGGAACAAGCCCATCTTGATTTGTGTGCATTCCTTCAAATATTCTTCCGTAGGCAGAAGCTTCTTTAGCTTGTTGTAGAGCCCAACCTTCAGCCGGTTGACTTCGCAAATCGCAGTGCTCATGGAAGACACCAGTTCAATTTGTCCCGCCTTCGCGAGCAGCTCATAAAACAGGCTGCTGAAATAATCGCCCGCCAGTACCTTAAGCTGGCGGGATCGCATGCTCCGCTCCTCCTTGCAAGTCGAGTCGACATCGATCATGTCATGCGTGTCGAGCCCGATCTGTACGAGAAAAGCCGCCAGTGCGGAGGTCTCATGCGCCCGAATTTTGCTGCTGTCACGGATGTTTAGAAACATATAAAGCAAACGAACACGGGCAACCGGATATTCCGGTAGCGCCGTGTGGTTGGTAATCATGTCGTATCCGACATATTTATGTGCCATTTCAGTTATGCGATAAGGTTTCATCCTCTGCCTCCGAGCCGCTAATACTGACAGTCTCTTCTGAATGATGGTTAATTCAAAGAGATGTCACAATCCTGTCTATTATAGCATATGTTATTTCGCCGCGCACAAGATACGGCGCTTATTTCGCAATAAAATATAAGTCTTCGCAAGTCTATCGGATCATCGTCTTCCACAGACTTGTTTCCGTAACCCTGAACCAGCGTTTCAGCTCATGGCTTAATTCCCGGTTGCCCCGGGTCCGCAGCTCCTCAAGGGCATCCCTGGGCCACTCCCCCCGGCGCACATCCGCAGCCAGCAGCAAGTATTTATTTCCGAGCCACCTGTCCTCCGCTATGAACCGCACCAGCAGGCGATGCACGTTGCTCGTACCTG from Paenibacillus woosongensis includes the following:
- a CDS encoding heptaprenyl diphosphate synthase component 1 — translated: MAHKYVGYDMITNHTALPEYPVARVRLLYMFLNIRDSSKIRAHETSALAAFLVQIGLDTHDMIDVDSTCKEERSMRSRQLKVLAGDYFSSLFYELLAKAGQIELVSSMSTAICEVNRLKVGLYNKLKKLLPTEEYLKECTQIKMGLFQSFSHLMDKPLQNLWRLLLAELSRCEVVLGEMKSSSMLPEERQGFAYLRIMETGTAEDKEAISRRKVDRREWSSLLAKYDVNEQLVHKLHQSVERVQALVQELKGDKERSELAAIVEPFRAALSSQRRAMQEG